The following DNA comes from Rhineura floridana isolate rRhiFlo1 chromosome 18, rRhiFlo1.hap2, whole genome shotgun sequence.
gagtgcaaggGTGCCATTGTTTTCatgggtgccatgttggtgatCCTGGCAAGGCCTGTGAATATTTTATCTTTCCCCTGCAGGGGATTGACccattgtccccccccccctttttgcggCCTTTTCCCACAGAGGGTTTTGAGTCCTGGGAAATCGAGTCAAATGGAGGAGACCTTTGGAAAGTTGAGGATCTTCCTGGAGAACATGGGAGGGAATTTCCTCATCCGCACATCCAGAAATACTTTGTTACATCTTACGGGTGAGGACTGTGGTCTTCTATGAACTCCCCCAGAGCTTCGGCCCTTCCCCAGGTAGCCCAAATGGCAAACAGTAAACTGGAGAGGGAGGGAATGCACACCCTCAAACAGCCCAATATGAACTGTGCAGGCTTAGTGGCCATAGAATGCTGGCTGAATGGGCAGGGAATATGGAATGGCATACACAGGTGAAGGGTGTGGCTGGCTGGAACTGGGCAGGGGCTATGAAACGGCATACCCAGATGAAGGGCGTGGCTGGCTAAACCCCCACcccctttgttttttttaaaccactGGTACTTAATGACTCGAACGtatcttctcaggtcctgcctcAAAAACCAGCTGGTTACCTTAAAGGATCATGGCTACTGGGATCAGCTGATGGACGAGGTCAAGCCGGATATTGTGGTCAAGGACtggtgaggagggagggagggggagaagcatgaaaaaggaggggGCAAAGGCAGGAGAAGGGAGTTGAAATGGTGCTGGAAGTCAAATGCATTTCTTTCATGTAAAATCCTGCTTTGGGAGCACATTTGCACATGTATGCGCAGGTGCCCAGACACTTACCTCCTTGTGGGAGCAACTGCTTGCACAAGCACAGTGCTCTGCTCACTCATTCAgcctagggttgtatccagtgctagacctactcggagtagacccattcaaattaatgggcttgactcacttaggttcattcatttcattgggtctaatctgagtaaaaggtcgctggatacaacccaaacagACTTATCTCCCCCTAGGAGTAGCTATTTACACACGTGTATatttgcacgcacacacacacctccttgcacatgcatgcacagacGCACCCCTCTCTTCAAGGAGAAAGATATTTGCCCGTACTCAGACTTTTATCTTTGCTGTTGCATCCTGAGGCCACAGAGACACCTGGGATAGAACTGGGGTGTGCGTCTGTGCCGGCCTGTCTAATGCTCAATGTCCTCCTTTCCCTTTCTGCCCCTGCCAATGAAACATATCCCAGGTATGCTGCCCGACACGACTGCGGGTGCCGCTACCAGCTGTCTGTGAAGCTTCTCTCCGCAGACTACATTGTTCTCCAGGAATTTCTCCCAAAAGACGTGGTGATTGAGCAGTGGAGCGATGCAGAATGGCGCGAGGTAAAGTCATTGAAGTGTGGCAGGCAGGTTCGGCttgatgcatatatatatatataaagaatttCATGGAGCATCTTAGCTCTCCAAAAATCACGGCTGAAAATTCCAccattgccagttcatttccgggccTAATTTAAGGTGTTCCCATTAAACTACTCAGGCCCCAGATATGtgaaagactgtctccttccttacagaccatcttgagatcagcagaggagatctgcttggtagttccacctcgctcagaagttcagggccgggggtggctggggagaggggattctctgtggtggcccctaaattgtgcaactccctccccacagtggtgcgcctggcacctttgctgtaaGGTTTTTGGTGAAGATGTAAGTCTTCACCCTGGTCTccggcacttgagatgtatgttttcaggacgtactcctttctttttatgatgatgatgataacaacataacaataaataaacaaacattaataTCCTTGTTTATTGCCCATgcgggctgggactgatggaagatgGGAGTCCTGCAGAGGACCATCTCTCTCTTAGTGGCAGCAAGGATGATTCTGAGTTATTGCTAttgattaaatgtatatcccactcttctccCTACAATGGTATCCAGTGGCAGCCCTACTCATAAtagatgcattgaaattaatggacaaggGAAACTTTGGTCTATTCATtttattgggtctactctgagtaggacctaggTGGATACAACCCTCTTGGGTCCTGCTCTCTTTGGCGTTGAGTCACCAGGCCCAATGTTCTTTTAACTCTGTTATTAAGGGAAAAAATCAGTAATCCTTTTTTGTACAAAGAAACCGGTAAGGCAGCGGGTCCCAAACTGAGGTCCATGAGCGTCGTTCTGGTGGTCTGCGACCTGTCAGTGTTGAAtgtgaaatattcatattgatttttcattgtatcgttcttgcttctttttcttccttctgttGTGTTTCATTGTATCGCTATTTGCGTTCTATGGCATGGCAATtgtcatacaataaaatacaatatatgaactAAAGGAAGCAATAGAGATGCACTTAAAAATCACTCAGCATGGCAAGTGGTCCCCCAAGACCCtcccagttgccaaccagatgcccccagtggaaagcccaccagcaggacctgagtgcaacagcaactcccctgcggtttccagcacttGACACCCAGAGGCATGCTGTTTACCAGTTGGCTAAGGGTTGGATCCAACTAagccctacccagagtagacccatctaaaaattaatgaacctaactttGTCGTGTCTGttaactctgagtaggattagcaatAGATACACGTTTAAGTAAATAAACATCAGGACAGGGGCTTGCTTCCTTCAcgccctgcttgtgggattcccatgggagcacctgattggccactgtgaaaaagaggatgctggattggATGGGCTTCCAGCAAGGGTGGGCTTATGATGCAACCTGGCTCAGGAAGTTTACTCAGTCCAAATGtcttccacctctctctctctctccccatcccaacCCCCTCTTCAGGTCTCGTACACTTTTCACAACTACCCTCCTGGGGTCCGCCACATCCTCTTTCACCACGGAGGCCAAGACACTCAGTTCTGGGCCGGCTGGTACGGCGTCCGAGTCACCAACAGCAGCATCACCATTGGTCCAGAGGTGGCAGGGTGAAAGGAAGACTGTTGAACTGATAGGCTTGGCTCACTTTATAGAGAGATGTATATTAAAAACGCTCCCTTTtcgacatttctttctttctcctgcagttcATGgtgaagctccccccccccactcttaaATCTGCACAGTTGATATCTTCTTCTACCAGGATCAAGTTTTGCCAGTTTGTAGTGCAAGCTGGCTTTGCCCAGTGCTGATTGGCTAGCCCTTGTGTCAGTCATGGAGCTATTTCCTCAGTGCCCCGCCAAGTCAACTTGATACATGGCTATACACAATGTTGATTGGCTGGCCTATGTGTCAGTCGTGAAGCCGCTTCCCCTCCTTCTCAAGAGCAGGGCTGTTCATGGCGCTGATGGGCTGGCCCTTGTCAATTGTAAAGCCAGTTGTGCCAGCATGGAGGATTAGGAAAACCGGCAGCCTGAGAAAGAAGTGGAAGaagcagaaaaggggaggggttaCAAGAGAATGGCTGTAGATATTGGAAAGAGGTGGCATCtatgagaggaagaggggaggtggTGCACTTTTCTTCACTGGTGGTACTTAAGAGGCTGGACCATTATCTGTCAGGGCTGCTGCAGTTGCAAAGATTCATACACCAAACAGCGGGTTAGACTAGTTGACCTCCAGGGCCCTAACGCTATGATCGTATATAGGCCAGGTGCTGCTTGAACTCTCTATAACCCACCTATATACAACAATGTTTTTGAACACATGGGCTGCACTTGGTGGGCGACTTGCTGCTTCCAAGGTTAAGTTCATCGCTCACGTTACATCCACTACCGCAGGTCTTAGGGGAcctctgtggccctgcagatgtttattagctcccatcagctccatccagcacagtcagtgatgatgggaggtggaggcCAGCAGCACTGAGCAGACCATATTCAGGAACAGGGTCGGGCTGTTGTCGTATTGGACACCAGCAAATTTTTCTTCTCTGCTTCAGGCATCACATCAGTTGGCTTTGAGGATTCACGTGAGAAGCTTGTTTAAAACACAAGTGCTTCCTCTTTATTGATAACTAGAAAAATCACAGCGGGTACACAGGTGCGACATACAAGATCCTGTCCTTGGGCAGAGTCACAAGACGAGCAAAACACTTGGGATGCTTTAAGATCACACAGACGAGTGTCCGAAATGAAAGAAAAGAGTGTTGCGCAAGCCCTCCTGAGGCTCAAAATGTAGCACCTCTTTCTAGAcatgtattttttaaagcagTCCTCACTCCGCTCTCAAAACTTGTTAAATACACAGAAAGTTGCTGAAGAAGTTAAACATTGGCTCCTACAGGATTCACTCTCTCCTTTCTACGCATAAAAGGAAGAACACTTTAAAATAACATGTATGCACACGCGTTGAAGAACTCTCAGCAGAATGTTTCAAGTTATGGAGGACAGCCACATTTTGAGCACCAACGTTCAACACGACAGAGAGAGCGTAGCTTGGGGGTGCCTCGCCATGGAAAACATTTGAGGTCCCAAGACACATTGGGAAGGGTTGGATTCAGGTGCCTTTCTGCGCCCGCTCCTCTACATAGAGCTGCATCTGTAAAAGCAGGCAGATggggaaagcttttaaaaatgacttCTTTATTAAGCACCTCATAACTAAGGCCTACGCAACGGCTGAAAAGAGACATGGTCTGCTGCTGATGCAGTCTTAAAACAAATCACATCACCTCCTACTCAACTTTTGTTTAAAGTGGAGGTCCCGAGGATTCATCCGTGTGAAAAAgcattaccactgagctacagcccgttTCTGTACAAAGCCGCCTTCTACTATATCATACCTTCTGGCTTTTCAGGCTAAGCCCCACCCATTCTGTAGCCCAATCACATCACCCAAAGCTGAGCATTTAGcatgtgtgggtgtggccactctGGCCAAAGCTCCACGCACATTCCACGGCTACAGTGCTCTGCAGGGTTCAACTTGAAACTCCGTAGTTCTTTAACACCTCCCTATTGGTCAAAGCTAGGAACTGCAGGCAGTTCTAGCCAGGATATTAAAACAGCAGTACCCAGAATTCTCCAGGTCTTGAGATCAGgtgatcctggagagccaatcccAAACCACAGGGTGCTATAAAAGGCTGGGCAACTTTTTACTGATGTGACTTCTTGTGTTTCCGAGAGTGGTCTCTTGAGCCCATGCCTTTGCTACCTCTCCAACCCCCAGCGCTTGGACCTAGAAGCTTGGTAGTCCCAATGGTGAAAAATAAGATGGTGTTATTTTGAAGAGCACCGTGTCCCACTCACCTTTAAAATATCTGACGTCATGGTCTTCAGAGGGATCAGCCGGGGGTCGCGCATGTGGACATCCTGTTCGTCAGCAAGGATCCAGGGGAAATCCTTCAGGTGAGGATGCAAACAGACTGTGCTCAATTTGGGCACATTCACACATAGATCCTTTGATTCCACTACATCTGACGGTTGTCAGCTGGATGTCTGAATCAACCCCCCCTCTTTTGGAAAAGATTTGCATTTGAAGGGTACAAAAAGTCTTTAACATGATGGATGCTCAGTTACCTCGATGCTAAGTTACCTCTGATACGTCAGAGCAAGGAGCTGGTACCAAAActatttaatttgttgttgttatatgccttcaagtcgattaggacttatggcgaccctatgaatcttttttggatgtattcatagggttttcatggtaagaggtattccgaggtggtttcccattgccttcctctacgcCTACGGCACCCGCTATTCCCAGGcgctctcccatccaagtactaaccaggcctgactctgcttagcttccgagattagatgagatcaggcatgttcagggcaGAATGGACGTCGGCATTTCTTTTAATAAAGAATTACAATAACAGTATTTAACAGAAGTAAAATAACAGTGCGCCACTGCAGAACCTGTGGCTCTAGCGTTGCCTACCTTGATCACTTGGATCTTCTCCATGTTACGGGTGGCGGCTTCACGGGTGTGCACCAGGACGGTAAAAGTACAACCTGCAAGAAAGGGAAGATGGGGTGGAATCTTCAGAAGtcgtcttcttctttttttaaaatggggagaACAGGACACAAAAATCTAAGAAGTCAGCAAGAACACAAACGTAGTTTGCTGGCCTACCTGGAGGATTGTTGTCCAACACCGCGTCGCAGACACTGATCTTCAAAATGAAGGCACGGAGGAGCTGTTCCACGTGGTTCAGAAGAGAGTCAGAGCTGGGAAAGAAACATACGAAGGTGCCTTAtaacaagtcagaccactggagtctatctagctcagtattgcctacactgactgatagCCCTCGAAGGCTGCAGGCAGGATTCTCTCGcatttctacctggagatgccattaggAATTGAACCTAAGACCATCTGCATGCAGGAAAGAGAAGAGGCAGATCACAATCACGGTCATAGAAAAGGTTACTTGCGTTAACATCAGTGTGACAGCTCTTCAGATTTGAAGGCAGTGATCTTATTGCCTCTTAGTAGTCTctcccaacaaccctgggaggtaggatAGGCTGCATATACACAGCTCATTTAAAGCTCAtttcttcccccaaaggatcctgggaactgtagtttgtcaagggtgctggggaCTGTAccgctgtgaggggtaaactacagatcccaagattctttgggggaagtcatgtgctttaaatgtatggctgaATGTGGATTTGAAGCAGAGTCTCCCGCATCTAacctctctaaccactacaccacactggatctgcAAAATTTGGAATAGCTTTTTGGGGAAATAAATGCCTCACCTGATAGACAGCAGGGGCGGCTGCGTGATTTCAAATACAAATCTCTCCACCGGATGGTGCTCTTTGTCCAGAATTACCACCACGACTTTTTCTACATCATTCTGAAAAGCATCAGAACACAAGAACTCTTTCCCCCACACTTTCGATTCAGTTTGAAGGAGAGCTCTGTGGAATACAACGCTTGCGTCCACCCATGCCAAGTTAAGCTGGTCTAATATTGTTACACCTACTATCACAGAAACTCCTCAAGGTGGATGAAACAAAGCACCAAGCTCCGATAATTCCTCAGTTCAGTTCTGACCTTCCAAAACTCACCTTCTCCAGCAGAGGTTTGATGCAGTGAAGGGTGTCCTGGATATATTGATTCAGTTCTGGATGACAAGACATCTGTTCAAACAAGGATTTCATGTTATTTACACATTTGTGTAGATTTGTCaatgaaaaaaaatcctttttttaaaaaaagcataaaaTTAGTGGATTgagggaatgttgtggacataatttatcttgatttcagcaaagcgtttaaCGAACTGCTTAATGTGGGCTAGataaatattgttattattatattagatttatatcccactcttcctgccAAAGGCGCCCGggatggcaaacataaacaaacaatttaacaagaaaaagagaaacatactaaaaaaaaccctgaaaagcattccaaaacacaattacagttaaaaatattctaaaacacagtaaaGAAAATTCTTTCATAAATGATCTTTGGGTtgtcaggaacagtccccttcagccatccaaTGCCTGGATAATCAACAATGTTTTCCAATTCTTCCTGAAAGTCaacagtgatggagacagacacatctCAACCTTtgcgtccccagatgttgctggaccacaattcccatcattcctgaccattagccatgctgcctggggctgatgggagttgtagttcagcaacaacttgGGACGCAAAGgtcgggaaaggctggtctagatgttTTGGAATCCATCTGCTATCCTCATACCAGACAACAGGTCACCCTGAGGCAGGGAGGAACAGCTAATGCCTCAGAAGGCCAAAATCAAAACCCAAAATGGTCTTCATAGAATAGAAAAAACTGGGCTTGGCACTATAGTAAAACAAAATTCAACAGAGACAAACTTGtgaagttctacatttaggaggACAAAATCAAACAGAGGGGAAATACTTGGCCCAGAAAGACTGCATGCTCTGGGTGAAGGATGCCGCTTCTGAATGCTATTTTCTGTAAAGTCCCCTCGAGTAGAAAGCTTGCCCAGTAAGGAGAGGACTGCTTTTCCCTGATGGGCTAGTTTTTTAACTTGCAGGTGGCATGCACACACGtgtgcctacacacacacacagaggagcatGTCAAAAATGACATCTTCCACCTGCCAAGTGCAGGCGGCACAGTCTCCCTTGTCATTTCAGGACTCTGAGTGTTCAAACAGACCCCCACTGAAAATGACTGCGATAAGGTGACTGCAAGACAATCCGATGGATGTTTTGCAACTTCATATATACGCAAGCGTTGGATCAGCCTACCAAGACGAGGGTGTGTGGTCCAGCCTAAAGACAGCAACAGCTCTCACCTGGACAGGTACGTtgtattttttcctcttctgaaaGATCCCGGTAGGATAGACTTCTCGGACGTAAAGGATGAGGTGAACAGCTACTTCCAAGAACTCAGAAAGCACGTCAGCCACAACTGGAGAAAAGGAATTGAGGGGTGGAGCAAAACAGGTGAAGGTTGAGTAATCAATAGCTTTGGAACAATCTGAAGACATCGCCTAAATGCAGGCAAATATTGGAAACTAGggtggctttgcatgcagagcaccccatgttcaatccctggtgtctccaggcagggttgggaatGTCGCCTGCCTAAAAcgttggagagccactgccagtcagtgtcaacaatattgGGCAAGATGGACCAacgatctgacttggtatgaggcagcttcctatttaaatcagcctctttattcagaaccatgaggaccggGGCCTTGTTTTATTCTTACAGAAAGAGTcacggctcagtggcagagcagctgctttgcatactttgcagggtcccaggttcaatccttggcatctctatgtagggttgggagagacacaCACATCCccgcctgaatccctggagagctgctgccagtcagtgttgacaatactgagctagatgggccaatggtctgtctcatgataaggcagctccctaggtGAGCTGTCAGCTGCAACCCTACAATccattacttgggagtaagccctatggggactgacttctgagaaaACACGCATAAGATTGTGCTGCACATCTGTTTGATTGGTAGGTTAATCAACTGAAATAGAGATTAATCAACTTGTCACTCTGCAGAAACGGAAGGCCTTAAGAGATAAATAAACAGAATGCCCCACACAGACTATCTAACCTTGTATGGCCTACTACTTTGACTCTCAagagcagccttcccaacctggtgccctccaggtgctgttggactccaattcccatcagccccagccagcacaaccaatcAGAGATGATGAGGTTGGGGTCCAAGAACACCTCAAGGACACCAGGTTACCCATCCTTGCATTAAATGAAGTCAAAGCTATGGTGGAGGTAGCTGGGGGCAGTGAAGGCAAGTGACGGTCTAGTTCAGGtatagggaacctgtagcctccctgatgctgttggactccaactcccagcagctccagctagcatggccaatggtcagaggcgatgatgggagttggagtccaataaaaatgttccccactcctgtctagggatggggagaaattcaattcacatttagagccagatttatcaaatccacactttccgaaacaatatgagaagtgaaacacagccatcttttgaaatccgcacttatccgaattttgtgatgcagtccttcaaccaagccatgtttacaaaaatggatatatgttagggaaagtgcacacaaaatgaatacattggagaaaataacatacaaaaatatattaggatcaattccttgcaaaaatgtgtacagtagtcaaaactgtctacaaagaatgtatttattaggagaaactcccACTAAAACACAAGAATTTTCAcgaggtttgtttttaaaaacaaacaaaaagaaaactgcagattgctgcagaaatgtggagaactgaatttaagaaaaatgagaaaaggagataacggaaatggacagatccttccatccttactccTGTCCTAGAAGAAAAGCAAGACTCCGATAAATGGTTGCCTCTTGATTTTTAATAAACGGGGGTTCAAGGCAGGTCCCCATTCTGAAATGTTTAAAGAATATTGTGCCGGTACCTTGTCCAAAGTTGAGATCCTGTCGGGTTAAAGTAGTCATGTCTGTGGAAAtttctgcggggggggggaagagtggaTCAGTagcgtactggcaaattcagaagtgcaggttcccttcatgatagtcacaaccatgccatgccccccccatttttgctgctgagttgagaatgagatccttgttaatgccttctcccacaacaacagacgtccctaggagccaataagcaataagtgttagctactgaaaagagtcttctcagtgggtgactgacctcctttcgctctgattgacttcaatcagcaggaaaggacaaggaagcatgttagaggactcttctcagtggctaacagactccccttgcatgcagattggctcatagaatgctggagatgttgggaccctgaaagtaaggggtctaagacctcccaagaCCTCACATGACTACTCCCCTGGAGTGGATAATGATTACAAAGAGAGCCTCTGTACCTAAAGACGAACCTGAAAAGAGCCCGATTTAAAGGCTGCAATCGTGACCTGACCCCAATGACCTGGGAACCGAAGGGGATTTACCatgaaatcctatacatgtctgctcagaggtaagccccatggagtttgccaacctggtgccctcctgctgTTTAAAAAGTCAACAACTTAGCAAACATAGCACAAATTCAGTATCATAACAATATCAtaacaaaagaaataatccagACTTAAGA
Coding sequences within:
- the MAD2L2 gene encoding mitotic spindle assembly checkpoint protein MAD2B isoform X1, coding for MEISTDMTTLTRQDLNFGQVVADVLSEFLEVAVHLILYVREVYPTGIFQKRKKYNVPVQMSCHPELNQYIQDTLHCIKPLLEKNDVEKVVVVILDKEHHPVERFVFEITQPPLLSISSDSLLNHVEQLLRAFILKISVCDAVLDNNPPGCTFTVLVHTREAATRNMEKIQVIKDFPWILADEQDVHMRDPRLIPLKTMTSDILKMQLYVEERAQKGT
- the MAD2L2 gene encoding mitotic spindle assembly checkpoint protein MAD2B isoform X2, which gives rise to MTTLTRQDLNFGQVVADVLSEFLEVAVHLILYVREVYPTGIFQKRKKYNVPVQMSCHPELNQYIQDTLHCIKPLLEKNDVEKVVVVILDKEHHPVERFVFEITQPPLLSISSDSLLNHVEQLLRAFILKISVCDAVLDNNPPGCTFTVLVHTREAATRNMEKIQVIKDFPWILADEQDVHMRDPRLIPLKTMTSDILKMQLYVEERAQKGT